The following proteins come from a genomic window of Nocardiopsis sp. YSL2:
- a CDS encoding sensor histidine kinase: MDHGPTWKARSIEVLHLMTSLALALFYLVPGLVLVVSATWVGLTIVTPWQEVTPAREWYELLVDAVVFVILLPPLATLLARLGCTVQRRRLGTVFGIVESGAPDPLADDTPLLRAWRFVFGRDAWSMVAYTTIAGLHGLLAGGLVVVLVVCGAASAAAALFGIAFVLLLGSPADLAGPLGLVVAGVLAALVGLRLTPYLVATEVLLHRVLLFDAPEVRVRRRLMHLQSSRLRMVDAAEAERTRIERDLHDGAQQRLLALSMTLTRARARVASDPDRALELITEAQQESKEVMDELRQVARGLHPRVLTDHGLASALPVAAGRAPVPVRVDIDLQERPSPRAEAVAYYAVCEALNNVAKHARAEEVTVAVERVRGSARGSRDLLRLTVTDDGVGGADPETGTGLYGLWDRLDAVDGTLRVHSPAGGGTVLTADIPWEA; the protein is encoded by the coding sequence ATGGACCATGGTCCCACGTGGAAGGCGCGCTCGATCGAGGTGCTGCACCTCATGACCTCCCTGGCCCTGGCACTGTTCTACCTGGTGCCGGGCCTCGTCCTGGTGGTGTCGGCGACGTGGGTCGGCCTCACGATCGTCACGCCCTGGCAGGAGGTCACGCCCGCCCGAGAGTGGTACGAGCTCCTGGTGGACGCGGTCGTCTTCGTCATCCTCCTGCCGCCGCTGGCCACCCTGTTGGCCAGGCTGGGCTGCACGGTGCAGCGCAGACGGCTGGGCACGGTGTTCGGCATCGTGGAGAGCGGCGCACCCGACCCCCTGGCCGACGACACCCCGCTGCTGCGCGCCTGGCGGTTCGTGTTCGGCCGCGACGCCTGGTCCATGGTCGCCTACACCACGATCGCGGGCCTGCACGGCCTCCTGGCCGGCGGCCTGGTCGTGGTGCTGGTCGTGTGCGGTGCGGCGTCCGCCGCCGCGGCCCTGTTCGGCATCGCGTTCGTCCTCCTCCTGGGCAGCCCGGCCGACCTCGCCGGCCCGCTGGGCCTGGTCGTGGCTGGCGTGCTCGCCGCCCTGGTGGGGCTGCGCCTGACGCCGTACCTGGTCGCCACCGAGGTCCTGCTCCACCGGGTGCTGCTGTTCGACGCGCCCGAGGTACGCGTGCGCCGCCGCCTGATGCACCTCCAGAGCAGCCGGCTGCGGATGGTCGACGCCGCCGAGGCCGAGCGCACCCGAATCGAGCGCGACCTCCACGACGGCGCACAACAGCGCCTGCTGGCCCTGTCCATGACGTTGACCCGGGCCCGCGCACGCGTGGCCTCCGACCCCGACCGGGCACTGGAGCTGATCACCGAGGCGCAGCAGGAGTCCAAGGAGGTCATGGACGAACTGCGCCAGGTCGCACGCGGCCTGCACCCCCGGGTCCTGACCGACCACGGGCTGGCCTCGGCCCTGCCGGTGGCGGCCGGGCGCGCACCCGTCCCCGTGCGGGTCGACATCGACCTGCAGGAGCGGCCCTCCCCGCGCGCCGAGGCCGTCGCCTACTACGCCGTGTGCGAGGCGCTCAACAACGTCGCCAAGCACGCGCGGGCCGAAGAGGTGACCGTCGCCGTCGAGCGGGTGCGCGGTTCCGCCCGCGGGAGCCGTGACCTGCTGCGCCTCACCGTCACCGACGACGGTGTGGGCGGCGCCGACCCCGAGACGGGCACCGGCCTGTACGGGCTGTGGGACCGTCTCGACGCCGTCGACGGCACCCTGAGGGTCCATAGCCCGGCGGGCGGCGGAACCGTCCTGACCGCAGACATCCCATGGGAGGCATGA
- a CDS encoding (2Fe-2S)-binding protein, with translation MEAAGVPVRPVLDDVGRINPFFHVVATRAGEPGWRPVDGCTAEEAGRRVADVRGRLARVAGGDPAVVEWRVAASLFHQGLVTRLLSPVLAAGLCHGVLVDARAFDWRTDGAELSTGQRRAARVSGGAAGVADWIQESVVTGAAARVAEALAEAGRVAPGLLWGNAAAALAGAVRALGSARPGVRAAAESVARDLLSRPALAGTAGYRGVDAEGLAVFRRTTCCLYYRLPGGGLCGDCALRD, from the coding sequence ATGGAGGCGGCGGGAGTGCCGGTGCGGCCGGTCCTGGACGATGTGGGCCGGATCAACCCGTTCTTCCACGTGGTGGCCACCCGGGCCGGGGAGCCCGGGTGGCGCCCGGTGGACGGTTGCACCGCGGAGGAGGCGGGCAGGCGGGTGGCGGACGTGCGCGGACGCCTGGCCCGGGTGGCGGGCGGTGATCCCGCCGTTGTCGAGTGGCGGGTGGCCGCCTCGCTGTTCCACCAGGGTCTGGTCACCCGGCTGCTGTCGCCGGTGCTGGCCGCCGGGCTGTGCCACGGCGTCCTGGTCGACGCGCGCGCCTTCGACTGGCGCACGGACGGGGCCGAGCTCTCGACCGGGCAGCGGAGGGCCGCGCGTGTGAGCGGGGGCGCGGCGGGTGTGGCGGACTGGATCCAGGAGAGCGTGGTCACGGGGGCGGCGGCCCGCGTGGCGGAGGCACTGGCCGAGGCCGGACGGGTGGCACCGGGACTGCTGTGGGGGAACGCGGCCGCGGCGCTGGCCGGGGCGGTCCGAGCCCTGGGTTCGGCCCGCCCCGGGGTACGGGCGGCCGCCGAGTCGGTGGCCCGCGACCTGCTCTCCCGGCCCGCCCTGGCGGGCACCGCCGGCTACCGGGGCGTGGACGCCGAAGGGCTCGCGGTGTTCCGGCGCACCACGTGCTGCCTGTACTACCGGTTGCCCGGTGGCGGCCTGTGCGGCGACTGCGCTCTGCGGGACTGA
- a CDS encoding class I SAM-dependent methyltransferase, which produces MSRYTHGQHRSVTDSYRWRNAENSAAYVLDEMVPGRSLLDVGCGPGSITADLAARVAPGPVTAVDASPEAVELARETARQAGNGAIDFRVADVHDLDLPDDTFDIVHAHQVLQHVADPVRALTEMRRVAAPGGIVAACDSDYSAMYWYPLLPEIQEWMDLYQRVARANGGEPDAGRRMVAWARQAGFTDVTYTLEVWSHSAPDRRAWWGQMWAKRILESDMGRQAVAEGFATREDLERISAGWTTWSNDPDGVFAVPRGAVVCRL; this is translated from the coding sequence ATGTCCCGGTACACGCACGGCCAGCACCGATCGGTGACCGATTCCTACCGCTGGCGCAACGCGGAGAACTCCGCCGCCTACGTGCTGGACGAGATGGTGCCCGGCCGTTCCCTGCTCGATGTGGGCTGCGGCCCCGGCAGTATCACCGCCGACCTGGCCGCCCGTGTGGCCCCCGGCCCCGTCACGGCGGTGGACGCCTCCCCCGAGGCCGTCGAGCTGGCCCGCGAGACCGCCCGGCAGGCGGGCAACGGCGCCATCGACTTCCGGGTCGCCGACGTGCACGACCTGGACCTGCCCGACGACACCTTCGACATCGTGCACGCCCACCAGGTCCTGCAGCACGTGGCCGATCCGGTGCGGGCGCTGACCGAGATGCGCAGGGTCGCGGCCCCCGGCGGGATCGTCGCCGCCTGCGACAGCGACTACTCGGCCATGTACTGGTACCCGCTGCTGCCGGAGATCCAGGAGTGGATGGACCTGTACCAGAGGGTCGCCCGTGCCAACGGCGGGGAGCCCGACGCCGGCCGCCGCATGGTCGCCTGGGCCCGCCAGGCCGGTTTCACCGACGTGACCTACACGTTGGAGGTGTGGAGCCACTCCGCTCCGGACCGCCGGGCCTGGTGGGGGCAGATGTGGGCCAAGCGCATCCTGGAGTCGGACATGGGCCGCCAGGCCGTCGCCGAGGGCTTCGCCACCCGCGAGGACCTGGAGCGCATCTCGGCCGGGTGGACCACCTGGAGCAACGACCCCGACGGTGTGTTCGCGGTACCGCGCGGCGCGGTCGTGTGCCGCCTCTGA
- a CDS encoding bifunctional 2-polyprenyl-6-hydroxyphenol methylase/3-demethylubiquinol 3-O-methyltransferase UbiG: MPEEFSRAYWEQRYQGHGHGHVSQGRPPNPQLVAETGELAPGTALDAGAGEGAEAVWLASHGWRVTAVDIAAGALERARRNAAHLDGDVTDRIDWVQADLTEWTPQERFDLVCTHYAHPQGPPQELYRRLGSLVVPGGTLVVVGHHPSDRHSEAPHAGVTGAHVTAEEMADALDPEEWEVVTAAARPRTVTVADGREIAMRDAVLRARRRG; the protein is encoded by the coding sequence ATGCCCGAGGAGTTCAGCCGCGCCTACTGGGAGCAGCGCTACCAGGGTCACGGCCACGGCCATGTCTCCCAGGGGAGGCCGCCCAACCCGCAGTTGGTGGCCGAGACGGGGGAGCTCGCCCCCGGCACGGCCTTGGACGCGGGGGCGGGAGAAGGGGCCGAGGCCGTTTGGCTGGCCTCCCACGGCTGGCGTGTGACCGCGGTGGACATCGCCGCGGGCGCACTGGAGCGTGCGCGCCGCAACGCAGCGCATCTGGACGGCGACGTCACCGACCGGATCGACTGGGTCCAGGCCGACCTGACGGAGTGGACGCCGCAGGAGCGGTTCGACCTGGTGTGCACGCACTACGCGCACCCGCAGGGTCCGCCTCAGGAGCTGTACCGCCGGCTGGGATCGCTGGTCGTGCCGGGCGGAACACTGGTGGTGGTCGGCCACCATCCGTCGGACCGGCACTCCGAGGCCCCGCACGCCGGGGTGACCGGCGCCCACGTCACGGCCGAGGAGATGGCGGACGCGCTGGACCCGGAGGAGTGGGAGGTGGTCACCGCCGCGGCCAGGCCGCGCACGGTCACCGTCGCGGACGGACGGGAGATCGCCATGCGCGACGCCGTCCTGCGCGCCCGTAGGCGCGGCTGA
- a CDS encoding NAD(P)/FAD-dependent oxidoreductase: protein MTDRLEDDYDVVVVGGGAAGLNGALMLARSRRSVVVIDAGAPRNAPAGGVHGLLALDGTPPAELLERGRAEVRGYGGHVVSGEVASAAREGAGFSVALADGRAVRTRRLLVTTGLVDDLPSVPGLGELWGADVLHCPYCHGWEVRDQAVGVLATGPMSVHQALLFRQLSDDVVYFTHTAEPLSAEDARKLAARGIAVVPGGVAALETKEGRLSGVRLDDGTVVGRQALAVAPRMVARTGFLSELGLRPSAHPSGMGEHIAVDAGGATDVPGVWAAGNVTDLSAQVGASASAGALAGARINADLVAEEVERAVAVYEDPFSPASESRVSERVLGDRRHGR, encoded by the coding sequence ATGACCGATCGTCTGGAAGACGACTACGACGTGGTGGTGGTCGGCGGCGGTGCCGCCGGCTTGAACGGGGCCCTGATGCTGGCCCGGTCGCGCCGTTCGGTGGTGGTGATCGACGCGGGAGCCCCGCGCAACGCCCCGGCCGGGGGTGTCCACGGACTGCTGGCCCTGGACGGCACTCCGCCCGCGGAACTGCTCGAACGCGGCCGGGCGGAGGTACGCGGCTACGGGGGGCACGTGGTGAGCGGCGAGGTCGCCTCCGCGGCACGGGAGGGGGCCGGGTTCTCCGTGGCACTGGCCGACGGACGCGCGGTGCGCACGCGGCGGCTGCTGGTGACGACGGGGCTGGTCGACGATCTGCCGTCCGTGCCCGGGCTCGGGGAGTTGTGGGGAGCCGACGTCCTGCACTGCCCGTACTGCCACGGATGGGAGGTGCGGGACCAGGCCGTCGGCGTGCTCGCCACGGGTCCGATGTCGGTGCACCAGGCGCTGCTCTTCCGCCAGCTCAGCGATGACGTCGTGTACTTCACCCACACCGCGGAGCCGCTGAGCGCGGAGGACGCGCGGAAGCTGGCCGCGCGGGGCATCGCCGTGGTGCCCGGCGGGGTCGCCGCGCTGGAGACCAAGGAGGGGCGCCTGTCGGGGGTCCGTCTGGACGACGGCACGGTGGTCGGACGCCAGGCCCTGGCGGTGGCGCCGCGGATGGTGGCCCGGACGGGCTTCCTGTCCGAGCTGGGGCTGCGCCCGAGCGCGCACCCCTCGGGCATGGGCGAGCACATCGCCGTCGACGCCGGCGGTGCCACGGACGTGCCCGGTGTGTGGGCGGCGGGCAACGTCACCGACCTGTCCGCACAGGTGGGCGCCTCGGCGTCGGCGGGCGCCCTCGCCGGGGCCCGGATCAACGCGGACCTGGTCGCCGAGGAGGTCGAGCGCGCGGTCGCGGTGTACGAGGACCCGTTCTCACCCGCGTCGGAGTCGAGGGTGAGCGAGCGGGTCCTGGGCGATCGGCGCCACGGACGGTGA
- a CDS encoding helix-turn-helix domain-containing protein produces the protein MDHELDRALDSVGPRLRTLRRQRETTLTDLSAATGISVSTLSRLETGDRRPTLELLLPLAKAHGVSLDELVDAPPTGDPRVHLRPVTNNGMTMIPLTRRAGGIQAYKVVLPGGGARSEPDLQTHEGYEWLYVLNGRLRVILGEHDLVLGPGEAAEFDTRVPHWFGTVDEDSVEVLSLFGRQGERAHLRARPRAKRSSGEAP, from the coding sequence ATGGACCACGAACTCGATCGGGCCCTCGACAGTGTCGGACCCCGGCTGCGGACCCTGCGGCGACAGCGCGAGACCACCCTGACCGACCTGTCCGCGGCGACCGGCATCTCGGTGAGCACACTGTCCCGCCTGGAGACCGGTGACCGGCGCCCCACGCTGGAACTCCTGCTCCCCCTGGCCAAGGCGCACGGCGTCTCACTCGACGAACTCGTGGACGCCCCGCCCACGGGCGACCCGCGCGTGCACCTGCGCCCGGTCACGAACAACGGCATGACGATGATCCCGCTGACCCGTCGGGCGGGCGGTATCCAGGCCTACAAGGTGGTCCTGCCGGGCGGGGGCGCCCGTTCCGAACCCGATCTCCAGACCCATGAGGGCTACGAGTGGCTCTACGTCCTCAACGGGCGCCTGCGGGTCATCCTGGGCGAGCACGACCTGGTGCTCGGCCCGGGCGAGGCGGCCGAGTTCGACACCCGCGTGCCCCACTGGTTCGGTACCGTCGACGAGGACTCGGTCGAGGTCCTCAGCCTGTTCGGCCGCCAGGGCGAGCGCGCCCACCTGCGCGCCCGGCCCAGGGCCAAGCGCTCGTCCGGAGAGGCACCCTAG
- a CDS encoding MarR family winged helix-turn-helix transcriptional regulator: MSDLPIGYWLKHLDRLIENDLDRTLAAEDLGRRHWQVLNSLHSEPGTVADLDRRLAAFLEEDEPSVAPVVDELRGRGWIDGLVALSLSAQGEAAHDVLFEKVQGARRRLAQGISAEEYRATVDVLERMAANLEQG; the protein is encoded by the coding sequence TTGTCCGACCTGCCGATCGGCTACTGGCTCAAACACCTGGACCGGCTCATCGAGAACGACCTCGACCGCACCCTGGCCGCCGAGGACCTGGGACGGCGTCACTGGCAGGTGCTCAACTCCCTGCACTCCGAACCGGGCACGGTCGCCGACCTGGACCGCAGGCTGGCCGCCTTCCTGGAGGAGGACGAACCCTCGGTCGCCCCGGTCGTGGACGAACTGCGCGGGCGAGGCTGGATCGACGGCCTGGTCGCCCTGTCCCTGTCGGCCCAGGGCGAGGCCGCGCACGACGTGCTGTTCGAGAAGGTGCAGGGCGCGCGCCGCCGCCTGGCCCAGGGCATCAGCGCCGAGGAGTACCGGGCCACCGTCGACGTCCTGGAGCGGATGGCGGCCAACCTCGAGCAGGGCTGA
- a CDS encoding GNAT family N-acetyltransferase — protein MTNSHHDQHRPAPAYRDATPADVPALVDLVNSCYRGDSSKQGWTTEADLLDGQRVDADGMGALLDRSDTRLLVAEADGDLVACCELRRDGEDAYFGMFSVRPGRQGGGLGRIVLAEAERSAVADWGSRRMRMMVIRQRTELIAWYERRGYKATGNTEPFPYGDEAFGLPKRSDLEFVELVKDLPVGGA, from the coding sequence GTGACGAACAGCCACCACGACCAGCACAGGCCGGCTCCGGCCTACCGCGATGCCACCCCCGCCGACGTTCCCGCTCTGGTGGACCTGGTCAACTCCTGCTATCGCGGCGACTCCTCCAAGCAGGGCTGGACGACCGAGGCGGACCTGCTCGACGGCCAGCGCGTGGACGCCGACGGCATGGGCGCACTGCTGGACCGCTCGGACACCCGGCTGCTGGTCGCCGAGGCCGACGGTGACCTCGTGGCCTGCTGTGAGCTGCGCCGCGACGGGGAGGACGCCTACTTCGGCATGTTCTCGGTCCGCCCCGGACGACAGGGCGGGGGCCTGGGCAGGATCGTGCTCGCCGAGGCCGAGCGGTCCGCCGTGGCCGACTGGGGCAGCCGGCGCATGCGGATGATGGTGATCCGCCAGCGCACCGAGCTCATCGCCTGGTACGAGCGGCGCGGCTACAAGGCCACCGGCAACACCGAGCCCTTCCCCTACGGCGATGAGGCCTTCGGCCTGCCCAAGCGCTCCGACCTGGAGTTCGTCGAACTGGTCAAGGACCTGCCGGTCGGTGGTGCCTGA
- a CDS encoding LysR family transcriptional regulator — MDIELRHLRCLVAVVDAGTFTDAALDLGVSQAAVSRNVAALERVLGVRLLHRTSREVSPTTAGVQVLARARHLLAGVDDLVREAVTGHTRLRMGHAWSAMGRHTARFQRRWAERYPDIDLQLVRTNSPTGGLVEGLCDVAVVRAPVDDRRLEGAIVGHERRYCALAADDPWARRRSLTLAHVAERVLLVDRRTGTTTLDLWPEGERPAVEHTGDIDDWLSAITAGRGVGMTPESTVTQYRRDGVVFRLVRDAPSVPVRLLWRRHDPHPDTHGAVALLTELYRGR; from the coding sequence ATGGATATCGAGCTACGCCACCTGCGCTGCCTGGTCGCCGTCGTGGACGCGGGCACCTTCACCGACGCCGCGCTCGACCTCGGTGTCTCCCAGGCGGCGGTCTCGCGCAACGTGGCGGCCCTGGAGCGGGTCCTGGGCGTGCGCCTGCTGCACCGCACCAGCCGGGAGGTCTCCCCGACCACGGCGGGTGTGCAGGTCCTGGCCCGTGCCCGGCACCTGTTGGCCGGGGTCGACGATCTCGTGCGCGAGGCGGTCACCGGACACACCCGGCTGCGCATGGGACACGCGTGGTCGGCGATGGGGCGCCACACCGCCCGGTTCCAGCGCCGGTGGGCCGAGCGCTACCCCGACATCGACCTGCAACTGGTCCGCACCAACTCCCCGACCGGGGGGCTGGTCGAGGGTCTGTGCGACGTCGCGGTCGTGCGTGCCCCGGTGGACGACCGCCGGCTGGAGGGGGCCATCGTCGGCCACGAGAGGCGTTACTGTGCTCTGGCCGCCGACGACCCCTGGGCCCGGCGGCGCTCGCTGACCCTGGCGCACGTCGCCGAGCGGGTCCTGCTGGTCGACCGCCGTACCGGGACGACCACCCTGGACCTGTGGCCCGAGGGCGAACGCCCTGCGGTGGAGCACACCGGGGACATCGACGACTGGCTGTCCGCGATCACGGCGGGGCGCGGTGTGGGCATGACGCCGGAGAGCACGGTCACGCAGTACAGGCGCGACGGTGTCGTCTTCCGCCTGGTGCGCGACGCCCCCTCCGTTCCGGTGCGCCTGCTGTGGCGGCGGCACGATCCCCATCCGGACACCCACGGGGCGGTCGCCCTGCTCACCGAGCTGTACCGGGGGCGCTGA
- a CDS encoding DMT family transporter — protein METSTRRSSRPTAVALMLVGGLSNQVGAATGALAFGVIGPTGVVAVRQWVAAIVLCSVGRPRLASFTRAQWWPVLGLAAVFATMNLTLYLSIDRIGLGLAVTLEFLGPLAVALAASRRSTDLLCALSAAGAVAVLMRPQPTTDHIGIALGLTAAVCWAAYILLNRAVGRRLPGVEGSAAAALVSGLLFVPIGAVVFVHHPPTADALACAAAAGVLSSAVPFLVDLLALRRVPARFFGLFMSVHPVLASLVGLVVLGQVLAAVEWLAVAAIVGANAVSVLSAAPRRTRAASAPAPGRDAGRRSTD, from the coding sequence ATGGAGACTTCGACACGACGTTCGAGCCGCCCGACCGCCGTGGCACTGATGCTGGTCGGTGGACTGTCCAACCAGGTCGGCGCCGCCACCGGCGCGCTGGCCTTCGGGGTGATCGGTCCGACCGGAGTGGTCGCGGTACGCCAGTGGGTCGCGGCGATCGTGCTGTGCTCGGTGGGACGGCCGCGCCTGGCGTCGTTCACCCGGGCCCAGTGGTGGCCGGTCCTGGGACTGGCGGCCGTGTTCGCGACGATGAACCTCACGCTTTACCTGTCGATCGACCGCATCGGCCTGGGGTTGGCGGTGACCCTGGAGTTCCTGGGGCCGCTGGCGGTCGCCCTGGCGGCCTCCCGCCGGTCGACCGACCTGCTGTGCGCGCTGTCGGCGGCCGGGGCCGTGGCCGTGCTGATGCGCCCCCAGCCCACCACCGACCACATCGGGATCGCCCTGGGCCTGACGGCCGCGGTGTGCTGGGCGGCCTACATTCTGCTGAACCGGGCGGTCGGGCGGCGGCTGCCGGGGGTGGAGGGCTCGGCGGCGGCCGCGCTCGTCTCCGGTCTGCTGTTCGTACCGATCGGCGCCGTGGTGTTCGTCCACCACCCTCCGACCGCGGACGCGCTGGCCTGTGCCGCCGCGGCCGGCGTGCTCTCCTCGGCGGTGCCCTTCCTGGTCGACCTGCTGGCGCTGCGCCGCGTCCCGGCGCGGTTCTTCGGCCTGTTCATGAGCGTGCACCCCGTTCTGGCCTCACTGGTGGGGCTGGTGGTCCTGGGTCAGGTGTTGGCCGCGGTCGAGTGGCTGGCGGTGGCGGCCATCGTGGGGGCCAATGCGGTCAGCGTGCTCTCCGCGGCACCGCGCCGGACCAGGGCCGCGAGCGCTCCGGCGCCGGGCCGGGACGCGGGCCGCCGTTCCACCGATTGA
- a CDS encoding ABC transporter ATP-binding protein → MSMEMAAWNSIYHAMHAREDQRPFSLPVLRRIAAFARPHARPLVWFLALSVASAVLAVASPLLAGRVVNTIIDGGALRPVLLLAGLIAAVAVAEAGLGLLIRWLSARVGEGLILDLRTTVYDHVQRMPVAFFTRTRTGALVSRLNNDVIGAQRAFSDVLSGVISNLVTLVLALAVMIALSWQVTLLALLLLPVFVLPARRMGARLAKIERERTVHNAAMGTQMTERFSAPGATLVKLFGRPQEESAEFARRADRVRDIGVRTAMVQEVFFTALTLVSALALALVYGLGGFYALRGQLDAGTVVSMGMLLTRLYAPLTALAGARVEVMSALVSFSRVFEVLDLEPLVDERPGARSVPEGPAALEFEHVDFSYPTADRVSLASLEEVATLDTADHGPVLRDVSFRVEPGQTVALVGSSGAGKSTIAQLAPRLYDVDAGTVRLGGLDVRDLNFDSIRATLGMVTQDGHLFHESIRANLSLGRPDAGDDEIWDALSRARLEELVAALPDGLDTVVGERGYRFSGGERQRLTIARLLITGPEVVILDEATSALDSTSEAAVQAALTEALHGRTALVIAHRLSTVRAADAILVVEAGRIVERGTHTELLARDGRYAQLYRTQFATGDPEPVTVS, encoded by the coding sequence ATGAGCATGGAAATGGCCGCGTGGAACTCCATCTACCACGCGATGCACGCCCGGGAGGACCAGCGCCCCTTCTCCCTCCCCGTCCTTCGGCGGATCGCCGCCTTCGCCCGACCCCACGCACGCCCCCTGGTCTGGTTCTTGGCACTGAGCGTGGCGAGTGCCGTCCTGGCCGTGGCCTCCCCGCTCCTGGCCGGGCGGGTCGTCAACACCATCATCGACGGTGGTGCGCTGCGCCCCGTCCTCCTCCTGGCCGGTCTCATCGCCGCCGTGGCCGTCGCCGAGGCCGGACTCGGCCTCCTCATCCGGTGGCTCTCGGCCCGTGTCGGCGAGGGCCTCATCCTGGACCTGCGCACCACCGTCTACGACCACGTCCAGCGCATGCCGGTCGCCTTCTTCACCCGTACCCGGACCGGCGCCCTGGTCAGCCGCCTCAACAACGACGTCATCGGCGCCCAGCGCGCCTTCAGCGACGTGCTCTCCGGCGTGATCAGCAACCTGGTCACCCTCGTCCTGGCCCTGGCCGTCATGATCGCGCTGTCCTGGCAGGTCACCCTCTTGGCGCTCCTCCTCCTGCCCGTCTTCGTCCTGCCCGCCCGCCGCATGGGCGCCCGGCTCGCCAAGATCGAACGCGAACGCACCGTCCACAACGCCGCCATGGGCACCCAGATGACCGAGCGCTTCTCCGCCCCCGGCGCCACCCTGGTCAAGCTCTTCGGCCGCCCCCAGGAGGAGTCCGCCGAGTTCGCCCGCCGGGCCGACCGCGTCCGCGACATCGGCGTGCGCACCGCGATGGTCCAAGAGGTCTTCTTCACCGCCCTGACCCTGGTCTCCGCGCTCGCCCTGGCCCTGGTCTACGGCTTGGGCGGCTTCTACGCGCTGCGCGGACAGCTCGACGCGGGCACCGTCGTGTCCATGGGTATGCTCCTGACCCGCCTGTACGCACCCCTGACCGCCCTGGCCGGAGCCCGCGTCGAGGTGATGAGCGCCCTGGTCAGCTTCAGCCGGGTCTTCGAGGTCCTGGACCTCGAACCGCTCGTGGACGAAAGGCCCGGCGCGCGCTCCGTGCCCGAGGGCCCCGCCGCCCTGGAATTCGAGCACGTGGACTTCTCCTACCCCACCGCCGACAGGGTCTCCCTCGCCTCCCTGGAGGAGGTCGCCACCCTGGACACAGCCGACCACGGCCCCGTCCTGCGCGACGTGTCCTTCCGCGTCGAACCCGGCCAGACCGTCGCGCTGGTCGGATCCTCCGGCGCGGGCAAGTCCACCATCGCCCAACTGGCCCCCCGCCTGTACGACGTCGACGCCGGAACCGTGCGCCTGGGCGGCCTGGACGTGCGCGACCTGAACTTCGACTCCATCCGCGCGACCCTGGGCATGGTCACCCAGGACGGCCACCTCTTCCACGAGAGCATCCGCGCCAACCTGAGCCTGGGCCGCCCCGACGCCGGCGACGACGAGATCTGGGACGCCCTGAGCCGCGCCCGCCTGGAGGAGCTCGTCGCCGCCCTGCCCGACGGCCTGGACACCGTCGTCGGCGAGCGCGGCTACCGCTTCTCCGGCGGCGAACGCCAGCGGCTGACCATCGCCCGCCTGCTGATCACCGGCCCCGAGGTGGTCATCCTCGACGAGGCGACCTCCGCACTGGACTCCACTTCCGAGGCCGCGGTCCAGGCCGCACTCACCGAGGCCCTGCACGGGCGCACGGCCCTGGTCATCGCCCACCGGCTGTCCACGGTCCGCGCCGCCGACGCCATCCTCGTGGTCGAGGCCGGACGGATCGTCGAGCGCGGCACGCACACAGAGCTGCTCGCCCGGGACGGCCGCTACGCGCAGCTGTACCGGACCCAGTTCGCCACCGGCGACCCCGAGCCCGTCACCGTGAGCTGA
- a CDS encoding CrcB family protein, with amino-acid sequence MTGRPRWRGTGDTLLAVAAGGALGGSARYALLVLMPHDGAAFPWSTFAENVVGSFAMGALVVLVTEVARPHRLLRPFLGVGVLGGFTTFSTYAVDIVGLVGAGAPGTALAYLLATPACALAAVWAGMALTRALAARRRARSARPSRKDTR; translated from the coding sequence TTGACCGGCCGTCCGAGATGGCGCGGTACCGGGGACACCCTGCTGGCCGTCGCCGCGGGCGGCGCCCTGGGCGGCAGCGCCCGCTACGCCCTGCTTGTCCTGATGCCCCACGACGGAGCCGCGTTCCCCTGGTCGACCTTCGCGGAGAACGTCGTCGGCTCCTTCGCCATGGGCGCCCTGGTCGTGCTCGTCACCGAGGTCGCCCGGCCCCACCGGTTGCTGCGCCCCTTCCTCGGCGTGGGCGTCCTGGGCGGCTTCACCACCTTCTCCACCTACGCCGTCGACATCGTCGGCCTGGTCGGGGCCGGTGCCCCCGGCACCGCCCTGGCCTACCTGCTCGCCACGCCGGCCTGCGCTCTGGCGGCGGTCTGGGCGGGTATGGCACTGACACGCGCCCTGGCCGCCCGGCGCCGGGCACGCTCCGCCCGTCCATCGAGGAAGGACACCCGATGA